The following is a genomic window from Oncorhynchus kisutch isolate 150728-3 linkage group LG6, Okis_V2, whole genome shotgun sequence.
TTGCTACATATCATCTACAAAAATCCCAATAGTTAAAAAAGCGTTTTTGACAACATACTGAAAAAAGGTAACGGAACAATACTCAGAGAAGTTAATGTAAAAATGGATCTAAACATTGCAAAGTTTTGGCAAAGACAGTGATATACACACTGTTCCCAATCATCTCCACGTCTTGGGTATTTATCCCTCGctccagtggtgtagtggagggtatatgctGCCGTATACCCACTTTTTTGcatatactcacttcttaatccccactgaTGTGTATCAAAGCAGTGTAGTGCTGGTGTATGCCGTATCAATTATGTAGTGCAATAGAGAAAttatgcacaaagtagcctacacaatcgcAAAACATGTGAAATATATCAACATGCGTGCCACACCCATAGCTAGTTTCAGTGGAATATCAGGCGGCATTGGCAGCAAGAGCGCTCAGCTTTCAACTGGTTGTtgcatggagcagctcacagaattGAACGACGatcggccgtgactgggagtcccatagggcagcgcacaattggcccagcatcgtccgggttaggggagggtttggccagaggGGCTTTACTTGGTTCATCGTGCTCTagagactccttgtggcgggccgggtggctgcaggctgacctcggtcgtcgactgtacggtgtttcctccaacacattgaggctggcttccgggttaagcgggctgGTGTTAAGAAGCACGATTTGGCAgttcatgtttcggaggacgcatgactcgacctgcgcctcccgagcccgttggggagttgcaacgatgagacaagattggaatTAGGATAAAAGGGGGATAAAATActaaaaatattacaaaacaatTGGTCAAAAGTGTTGGTTAAATCTTCGAGACTCTTGCTAGGTGCACAATTGAATAGTGTTTTGCTTTCCAGGGCTTTGATTGGCCTGTACAGCACAGCGGCAAAGCATTGGGGAACAGGTGATAATTGCAATGGTGATGACACCACAGATGACTCCAGCCATGCAATGACCAATGTGAAACTGCTGGAGATGAGGGCCAGCAAGCTGGAGGAGCAGGTCAGGGAGCTCACGGTAAGAGCCTCGATGGCGGTGAGAGTAAGGAGGAAGATTCTTTGTCTTGACTGGTGCTACCTATAGCCGGCATAGATTTGTTTAGATTTTCCCCTGGAAATACGAAGAATTTAATCACGTAtgatgtactatactgtattgtatttcAGGAAAGATACAAAAGGGCCATGGCTGACTCTGACAATGTTCGAAAAAGAACTCAGAAGTTTGTCCAAGACGCCAAGCTTTTTGGTGAGATGTTTTTCTCCTACCCTGACATCATACCTAGTATGGTCCCTCTACTTCAGTGGTATTCATTTTCGCCTGAATTTCTGGGGACCCCAATTTCTGGCGATTCCTCCCCAAACCTAATGACATTTGTACATCAATAAATAACCTTCAATTCATAAAATGAAAATAAACTACATTTactacaaaatatattttctcaATCAAATAGTTTTTCCAATGATCGTTCTCAACTTTTGTATATTGTTCCCCCCAAAGAAATACCCCACTGCTCTACTTTGTGCAGTTCTAATTCCTCTCCCTTACCACCACTCAAACAGGGATCCAGAGTTTCTGCCGTGAACTGGTTGAGGTGGCTGACCTGCTAGAGAAGACTACAGACAACCTGCAGGAAGAGGAGGGCCAGAGGCTGGCTCAGGTCCAGGACAGGCTGCAGGGGATCTTCACAAAGCACGGCCTGAATAAGATGAGCCCTGTTGGGGATAAATACGACCCGTACCAGCATGAGATAGTGTGCCACACTCCTGCTGAGGGAGGGGAGCCCAGCACCGTTACTGTAGTGAAACAGGATGGGTACAAGCTCCACGGACGCACCATTCGTCATGCCCAGGTGGGCATCGCTGTGATGAAGCAGGAACAGGACTAGGGCTTGTGCTAGTCTCTGTCCTCGCTGTAGTACTCTACTGTCTGCACCTTACAGTTCTAGCTTTGCAGCAATCCTTTGTTTTTGAATGATTTTACTGTTTTAGTGGGTTGTTCCAATTTGGTTAAGTTCTCATTATGTACAGTCATGCAATTAACAACTTATTTAACCCGTTTTCTATATAGATTGTGCCTAATCATGTGAATGTGTTAGTGTTTTCCATAAGTGCCGGTCGTCAGCTAAATAGCCGATAAGACTCATTGTAAGCCGGCTACTTCATAAACTAACTAGGCTTTTAATTTAGAAGTTTCAATTCGCTGGTCAGAAAAGTCTGTATAGCCTTCTCCCACTTGAATGAATGACATGCACCTTCTAGTGATTTATTGATAGGACAGGTACTTGTCAGTCAAAAAGTGAGCAATGACAGGGAAACTGATGGTTTGTCCCTCTGCTGTCTGTCCCATTTCTCAGTACCTATTATTTTTTGTATACTGTGGTTGGCTGCAGTCTAATCTTTTCACGGAGGAGGGAGAGCATGATGCTTATTTTTCGTCTCCTGTGAGTGAATTAACACGTCCCATATAAAGTGGTAACAATGAGTTGAAATCCACTTATTGTTTTATGGCACATTCATTTTTCTTTTGCGTGTTTCATAGGCCAATACAGCCACTGAGTGAGGCGCGTAGGCTGTTTACTGTGCTTTGATTGACGACCTAAGTATTTTACTAGTTTATAAAAGGTGTCGAACTGACGGAATAAAGTCAATCTCCTATATCCCTTCACTATTCATAAATAATACAGGGTAGTTATATGTCCATTGTATCGGGTCAAAGAAACAAAACATCTTGTTTTCTATTTTTCCTAGGATTCGTAGCCCATGACAAGACTTGCCAGTGTAGGGTCTTTTTGAACGGATCTGTTTGGTGAACGGAAACAAATCGCTGCCTTTCTTTTGATCCTATCAGTATCGACACATGCTCCAACTACACACGGCGAATGTTCTTTctgcgtggtgttttgggaaacgtTACATCTTTGGTTATTGTGGGAAAGATACATAGTTAAAACACACGCCTTTTGTTCCTTTGGGAAACCGAGCCCTGGGAGGGAAAGTCATTAAACTATTAACGTAATTTAGCTGTGTATATTGGATTGAATCAGGACATTAGAATGTACCAGAGGCCACCAAAATAGAGCTTGTTTTGTCAAAAAAATCTCAGGGGGCATGCCCACCTTGACCTCTCAGGCCCGGATCTCCCTGGCTGGCTGCTTTTTCTATTTGGCTGGCTACTCCATGTACTTGTGGAAAACACTGGCGTTAGCTATTTTACTAACATTTAAAGATATGTAAAGGTACTTGAGGATATTGTTATACTGTATATTTGCATAAGACCTGGTTGAGGAAAACATTTTTGTTTACTAATGTGAATGGAAGATAGGTTTCCTTTAAGGACCCCTTATAATACTGTGAACGTCTCTGGTTTCAGGTCCACATACATTTCGCCCACATTATTATGTGGACTGTGTACATTTCTAGAGGTCACATTAATCACGCTGCACTTcggaattgttttgttttttctatATGTGAGCAAGTAAGTAATTAAGTTCTTGACGTTTAAGATAATCTGTGATATTAGAGGATGGGATGGTTACGTAGAATGTGCTGTTACCTGTAATTGTCCCTTATGATGAAGGTAGCACCTTTTACATTGACTATGTAGGGATTTATGTATTTATATAGACAAATGTTTAACATTACCCACAGAGTATTGTGTATGATGCAGCTACGAAATAGGTTCAGTTAAAGCCACTTTTTAAGAAGGATCTTTGAGCCTTTTAAAACATAGATAGTATGGATAACATTTTCTATCAAGTCATTTTGCCTATAAATGAAGCATCACACGTGTGGTTGAGAAGTTATGGTGTTCTCTAACAAACAATTTTGCTTTCAGACTACCACAGTACGTCACATTATTGCCTTAATAAATGTATTGGAAAAATTGTTTTTCACTTGAGTTTAATCATTTGAAATGTGGAGGTGGGTTCTGCAAGGTGATCCATTTTTAGATTTGGAAAAGGGAAGTTTGAAGCTAGCCCTCAAGTTGGAAGAAGAGAACACCAGGAACATGACATTTCTTGCTTGTCGAAAGATTGAGTTTTTCTGAAGGCCCGGTGGTAGTGAAGATCGGTAGTCCTACTCCGCAGCCTGAGTATCAAACATTATTTGTGAAGTGGACTTTGTCAttaaccatgtttccatccacagtttttatgcaagtaaagtcataccgtatatatatatatatatatatatatcttttttttttaaatgacagctgtgatggaaacaaagttttggtacaattttataaagGCTGACCGATAGTGTTTgtttgacatggtgggatctttgtcaaattaattatgtgagaaatgtcGGTGGAAACACCTTTTGTgtgcaaatatttatataataaccgtcatatcgaagtaaacttggagtgaCATAATATGGTGTGTGGTACTATTAGGCTGATGATTACataagttatgaacttcacagggtagataaagtgcacagtgatgagtTTAATGtacctttccaataaatattgagggtcttattctggtgacatgataatcaatgcttgactgccatttgacaaatataaATTATTTTGCTgtgtgtgcaggagggcatgggacGAAAGAGTGTAGTTTCAACTGTAATTACCAATTATATACCACGGAATTGGGAGACATCTGGGGATGTCTACACAGACCTTCTGACATTTGTGGCATTCATTGCCACAGTTAATAACTGTACAGTACAAGTGATGAAGAAATCAAAGAAACTGGACATATTTGTGGCTCcagcaaaaaaaacatttctgggcCTGCAGCGGAAAACTTCAGGTTGCAATCGTAACCCTGGTTCTCTGATAGTATGAGTGAGGTATTTCACTTATGGGATACGCCCCTAGCGTATTCGTCAGAAGCCTTTATTACACTACGCCAGCCATAGTTGTCTGGACGTCGAGACGTGTGCATTGGGGAAGGGTGTCCCTCCTACCCTATAAAAGGTCAGATGCAGTGTGTCTGAGTCATTCAAAATAAGCAACACCTCTTCTTCACTCAAGGAGGGTGGTCTGGTGAAATGCCTCACTTGTACTATCAGAGAACTGGGGTTACGGTCTTAACCTaaaattatttttaaaatattCGTTTCGGTATTTCCCTCATGGGATATACTGTCTCCCGTATTGCCAGACAAGCTCATCCTGACGACCGACTGCCCTGTGCGATATATCACACAAATGGGCATTTCCCCTCAGAAGATCCTACACATAAAACAGTATGTGCCAGGGTCGGTGCAGTGACATTGAGTCTAtcaaattttgcaaatgtatgaggTGAAGCCCAACTCGCTCTTGATCAAATATCTTGGATAGATATGTCCTTAAATAAAGCCCAGGATGTAGCCATTCCTCTAGTAGAATTAGCCCGTAGCCAGCAGGAGACAGAAGACCTTTACTCTCTCACTAGTGAATGCTTTACCTGTGTAAGGTTTCGCAGAGGAAACAAACAGCTGATCACATTTTGTGAACTCTTTAGTCCTGTCCATGTAGATGCGTGCTTACTGGGCACAACATATGCAACCGTTGATGTTCCAGTTCTAGTAATAGCGCTGTCTTAAATGAAAGCATCTTCAGATCCACCTGATCCAGGGTCTCAAAAGGCTGTTGGCATAGAGCATCCAAAACAACTGACAAGTCCTGTGACGGGGCAAGCTTTTTGGATACTGAACGCAAACGACGTGCAACCTTCATAAAACGGGCGACAAGGGGGGTGTTGCCCCCCTGTCGTGCTCCCAAATCCCACATGACAAGCCAAAATAGCTGGCAGATATACCTTAATAGTAGAAAAAGGCTTTCCTTTGTCTAATAATGTCTGTTGAAATGACAGCATTACCGGGACAGAGCACTGGAATTGCACTGTGATCTGTGATTTAGTGCACCCTTTCTCAAATATGCCATTTACAATCTTAAAAGGACCTGGTGGATGAGGCTCTAGCACTCTGAATAGTCAAAATGGCATTTTGGGGAAGCCCGGCAGTGTTCAAATTGAACCGTTCACGGGCCAGGCCCAGAGTGCCAACCGTTCTGGTGAGGATGGAAAATCTCCCTGCACAGTAGGTCCCGACGCAGAGGGAGGGGCCACAGTTGACTGCAAATTAGTTGCGTGATCTCCGCTAGCCAATGTTTCTCTTGCCAATGTGGTGCTATTAGTATGAGAGATAGACCCTTCTCCCGCACCCTGGATAGGGTGGGAGAAATCAGGGACAGTGTGGGGAATGCATACAGGAGGACTCGTAACCACTCGTGCGCCAACGTGTCCACTCCCATCGGTGCATCCCGATCCCTCAGGGAAAAGAACACGGGAGACTGTGTATTCTCCCTTGATGCATAAAGATCACTGCTGGAATGCCGAAGTCCAAACCTGATTGGCTCCCTCTGGGTGGAGCTTCCACTCCCCATATAGGGGGTTCCCCCTGGAGAGTAAATCTGCCCCCAGATTTAGTACTCCTAGTACACGACCCTCCAGATATAGGAAAAATGATTTTAATGCCAGGGACACAGCAAGGAGTTCCAGGCAGTTTATGGCAGTAGAACGGAATAAACACTTTGTTGACCATTCTTCCCTCGTGGGTCGCACCCTAACCCTAAAGAGACGTGTCCCTCATGACTACTTTTCCGGATAAAACAGTGCCTATCTGAGCACCCTGTGACAGAAAAGTCTGGTTTCTCCAGGAGTGCAGTACTACTGTGTAATCTATGGCGACGTGTACACCGTGATGTTTGTGACGTAATGGGCTCAGACCTAGAGAAGTTACCCAGCATTGAAACCCAGTCATATTCAGGCGTCCTAATTGGATGACTACCAAAGCCGCTGCCATCAAACCTAGCAGCTTCAGGCATGTATTGAAAGAGACCAGGTTCCCTCTGCAAAATAGTGCTACGCAATTCTTTCACTGAAAGGCGAGCTTTGAATGATACCGAATCTAGGGTTAAGCCTAGGAAAGAGATTGTCTGCGTGGGAATCACAAAGCTCTTTACTGTGTTTATTCTGAAACCTCAAAATGTCAGGTGTTCCAAGAGCAGCTAACTGCGTTCTAAGACATCTTGTCTCGATTGAGCGCACAGCAGCCAACCTTCTATTTATGTCATCAGCTGAATGCCCCTTTCTCTGAGTGGGGCTATGGTTCACTTCGTAAAAACCAGAGGTGACAATGAGAGCCcggcagacttgtttacgtgttgctgtgcgttttgttgccaaccttactttgctacctgacaactttacggtttttactttttaattaccgtttatatttttgggtTTTTCCCTCAATCaacttttttttcattcaactttttcactccggacactTTATCTAGACGTGGTtcatcaggacctccaacagccaaagctaagtagtaacattaacatgatgccttctaattgcagtcgctgtactcataatatacaggagaatgatcgccttacggcgaggatagctgtgctgcaagcccagcttcagacgcaatcgttaagCAAGGGTAAtatcagtgtaggaaaggatgaaaccgcgtctgtgccaccagtaagtacagatagtaacgttagtataaatcccctcgcacggtccccgccgCTGGACAAATTTCTCatggtttctggaaggaaatgctgtaggaatgctcaaccggtgtcgctcattcagccgacagaaactttcaaccggttttccccattaagccgtgagtcggagtctgaggccaagccttctcttgtctctactcctcccgttacggggtctgagatgccgaagcttcccaccattagctctgacaaattgaaaaccctagtcattggcgactccattacccgcagtattagacttaaaatgaatcatccagcgatcatacactgtttaccagggggcagggctaccaacgttaaggctaatctgtagatggtgctggctaaagctaaaactggcgagtgtagagagtatagagatattgttatccacgtcggcaccaacgatgttaggatgaaacagtcaagAGGTCACCAAgggcaacatagcttcagcgtgtaaatcagctagaaagatgtgtcggcatcgagtaattgtctctggccccctcccagttagggggagtgatgagctctacagcagaggctcacaactcaatcgctggttgaaaactgttttctgcccctcccaaaagatagaatttgtagataattggccctctttctgggactcacccacaaacaggaccaagcctgacctgctgaggagtgacggactacatcctagctggaggggtgctctcatcttatctaccaacatagacagggctctaactcctctagctccacaatgaaatagggtgcaggccaggcagcaggctgttagccagcctgccagcttagtggagtctgccactagcacagtcagtgaagtcagctcagctatccccattgagaccgtgtctgtgcctcgacctgggttgggcaaaactaaacatggtggtgttcgccttagcaatctcactaagataaagacctcctccattcttgccattattgaaagagattgtgatatctcacatctcaaaacaggctacttaatgttagatcccttacttaaaaggcaattatagtcaattaactaatcactgatcataatcttgatgtgattggcctgactgaaacatggcttaagcctgatgaatttactgtgttaaatgaggcctcgcctcctggttacactagtgaccatatcccctgtgcatcctgcaaaaatgacgttttcatcttttgagcttctagtcaagaaatctatgcagcctactcaatcactttttatagctactgtttacaggcctcctgggccatatacaacgttcctcattgagttccctgaattcctattggaccttgtagtcatagcagaaaatattcaaatttttggtgactttaatattcacatggaaaagtccacagacccactccaaaaggctttcggagccatcatcgactcagtgggttttgttcaacatgtctctggacctactcactgtcacagtcatactctagacctagttttgtcccatgaaataaatgttgtggatcttaatgtttttcctcataatcctggactatcggaccaccactttattacgtttgcaattgcaacaaataatctgctcagaccccaaccaaggagcatcaaaagtcgttctataaattcacagacaacacaaagattccttgatgcccttccagactccctctgtctacccaaggacgtcagaggacaaaaatccgTTAACCacctgaggaactcaatttaaccttgcgcaataccctagatgcagttgcaccccaaAAAACTAAacacatttctcataagaaactagctccctggtatacagaaaatacccgagctctgaagcaagcttccagaaaattggaacggaaatggcgccacaccaaactggaagtctttcgACTAGCtgggaaagacagtaccgtgcagtatcgaagagcccttactgctgctcgatcatcctatttttccaacttaattgaggaaaaagagaacaattctaaatgtatttttgatactgtcgcaaagctaactaaaaagcagcattccccaagagaggatggctttcacttcagcaggaataaattcatgaacttctttgaggaaaagatcatgattattagaaagcaaattacagactcctctttaaatctacgtattccttcaaagctcagttgtcctgagtctgcacaaatctgccaggacctaggatcaagagagacactcaagtgttttagtactatatctcttgacacaatgatgaaaataatcatggcctctaaaccttcaagctgcatactggaccctattccatctaatctactgaaagagctgcttcctgtgcttggccctcctatgttgaacaaaataaacggctctctatccaccggatgtctaccaaactcactaaaagtggcagtaataaagtctcttttgaaaaagccaaaccttgaaaACCCAACCaaacccagaaaatataaaaaactatcggcctatatcgaaaatattagaaaaggctgttgcgcagcaacccACTGCCTCTCTGAAGACAAACagtgtatacgaaatgcttcagtctggttttagatcgcatcatagcactgagactgcacttgtgaaggtagtaaatgaccttttaatggcatcaaaccgaggctttgcatctgtcctcgtgctcctagaccttagtgctgcttttgatacgatcggtcaccacattcttttggagagattggaaacccaaattggtctacatggacaagttctggcctggtttagatcttatctgttgaaaagatatcagtttgtctctgtgaatggtttgtcctctgacaaatcaactgtaaatttcggtgttcctcaaggttccgttttaggaccactattgttttcactatatattttacctctcggGGATgccattcgaaaacataatgttaactttccctgctatgcggatgacacaaatcaaatcaaatcaaatttatttatatagcccttcgtacatcagctgatatctcaaagtgctgtacagaaacccagcctaaaaccccaaacagcaagcaatgcaggtgtagaagcacggtggctaggaaaaactccctagaaaggccaatacctaggaagaaacctagagaggaaccaggctatgtggggtggccagtcctcttctggctgtgccgggtggagattataacagaacatggccaagatgttcaaatgttcataaatgaccagcatggtcgaataataataaggcagaacagttgaaactggagcagcagcacagtcaggtggaagttgaaactggagcagcagcatggccaggtggactggggacagcaaggagtcatcatgtcaggtagtcctggggcatggtcctagggctcaggtcagttgaaactggaacagcagcatggccaggtggactggggacagcaaggagtcatcatgtcaggtagtcctggggcatggtcctagggctcaggtcctctgagagagagaaagaaagagagaaggagagaattagagaacgcacacttagattcacacaggacaccgaataggacaggagaagtactccagatataacaaactgaccccagccccccgacacataaactactgcagcataaatactggaggctgagacaggaggggtcaggagacactgtggccccatccgaggacacccccggacagggccaaacaggaaggatataaccccacccactttgccaaagcacagcccccacaccactaatgAAAtgtacacacagctgtacatttcaatgaaacatggtgaagccccaaaattgccctcgctagaagcctgtgtttcagacataaggaagtggatggctgcaaactttctactgcAAActttcggacaaaacagagatgcttgttctaggtcccgagaaacaaagagatcttctgttgaatctgacaattaatcttaatggttgtacagtcgtctcaaataaaacttgaAGGACCTCGGAGTTACTTTGGACCCTggtctctcttttgacgaacatatcaagactgtttcaaggacagcttttttccatctacgtaacattgcaaaaatctgaaactttctgtccaaaaatgatgctaAAAAATTAATCCCTGCTTTTGTtccttctaggttagactactgcaatgctctactttccggctaccaatataaagcactaaataaacctcagttagtgctaaatacagctgctagaatcatgactagaacaaaaaaatacattcctagccaccgtgcttcaacacctgcattgcttgctgtttggggttttaggctgggtttctgtacagcactttgagatatcagctgatgtacgaagggctatataaatacatttgatttgatttgaaagggaGGACCAGAAATTCTGAGGTTACGCCTAGAAAAGCAAATCTGAGAAATTTCCTCTGAGGAGGATATATTGAGATGTGAAAGTAAGTGTCCTTCAGGTTGACGGATACGAACCTGTTCTTTCCGGCGTACTAGGCCCAAGACGGTGGCAACAGAACACAGCCCAAAGAGAAGACTTTCTACGCCTGAACGTAGCAGAGCAGTGTGTGTCAGCATTCTGAACGTGTACTTTCTCATGTGCCTGTTCAAAGCACGTAGATCTAGGATCGGGCATATGCCGTCCACCTTTTTTGGAACTAGGAAATATCTTGAGTTAAAACCACTGTGGCATTGCTGGG
Proteins encoded in this region:
- the LOC109893002 gene encoding grpE protein homolog 2, mitochondrial isoform X1; the protein is MAVRCLFLARKSLNCAGRLQLFLSNDHRALIGLYSTAAKHWGTGDNCNGDDTTDDSSHAMTNVKLLEMRASKLEEQVRELTERYKRAMADSDNVRKRTQKFVQDAKLFGIQSFCRELVEVADLLEKTTDNLQEEEGQRLAQVQDRLQGIFTKHGLNKMSPVGDKYDPYQHEIVCHTPAEGGEPSTVTVVKQDGYKLHGRTIRHAQVGIAVMKQEQD
- the LOC109893002 gene encoding grpE protein homolog 2, mitochondrial isoform X2, coding for MTNVKLLEMRASKLEEQVRELTERYKRAMADSDNVRKRTQKFVQDAKLFGIQSFCRELVEVADLLEKTTDNLQEEEGQRLAQVQDRLQGIFTKHGLNKMSPVGDKYDPYQHEIVCHTPAEGGEPSTVTVVKQDGYKLHGRTIRHAQVGIAVMKQEQD